gattcggtttatttgcccagctcTATATGTATTGGTGTGAATAGTTTATTGTTTGTGTCAATCTTGAAAACATAATCTCAAGTATTTTAACTAGTCCTGCGGTTTCGGTTATTTcagttcggtttattcggtttggcCACAATCCAACCGAAAAACATCAGTTCGGTTcgattttggttaattttggtttttaattttaattttgaaaataaccattttttttttgtttcagttaGAATTTGGTATaacttttcttaaaaatttgattattttcgggttttttgaaaatcgaaaccgaaccaaaaaccgaataattttttaaaaacactgcGGAACTAAACCAAACTCGAAACCGTAACTGAACCAAgaattgaaaattttggttcggttcgaaCAAAATCTGCAGGCCTAATTTTAACATATCCACTTCTTTGTCAGCTTTATGCTTCCCATTTGTCTGGAAGCAAACCATATATTTATCTCTAGAGCTTGATGTTCTGTCTTTGTTCAAAACCGTGAGTTTACAACTGATCAAGCAACTAAAATATAGTACAAACCTGTTGGTTTCAGCTTGATGGGATCGTTTGTTCCGTTTGGAGGCTTCTTTTCATCTACATCAGACTATAGAGTACCGTTGAGTAACACACTGAATCAAACGCTCCCCAGATGTCACCTCTGCAACGAGAAGTATCTGCAAGAAGTAGCTGCCCTTGTCAAAACCGGTTCAAGTCACTCTACGTCTGATCAATCTCCTGAGAAGTTACCCTCTTGGTTACGCGCTGCAGAGTCCGAGTTAGACAAGGGACCGACGAGCAGCACCAAGGTTCGTTTTTATCCTCAGTTGCATTCACATGTGTAAATGCAACTATCTTGAGAGAGTTTTTGCTTCTTACTCAGTGCAGGCTATAGATGATGACACAAACACATTAGCCTCTCAAACCACAGCTCTCCAGAAGAAATGGGACAACATATGCCAAAGTACCCATCATACTCCAGCGTTTCATAAACTCGGTTATCCGACCGTGAGTCCCCAGTTCCCAGTTCAGACCGTAAGAAGCCCAGCTGAGAAAAGTAGTCCCGGGACTCCAAGCAGAACTCCTGAAAGCTCTCTTGAGACCACCAGTAAACTGCTTAATCAGCCATTctcaaatacaaaacaaaaggagGATCTCACTACATCAGTGCCTAACCGTGTTATGGGTTCTCCTTTGAGCTGTGTTACTACAGACTTAGGCTTGGGAGCAATCTATGCATCAAAAAGTGAGAATGAAACAAACACAATGAGAGAGAAACCGTTGCTGGTGACGACTCTAAGCTCTTCCTTAGAACACAAGTATCAGAACGATTTCAAGTCTCTCAGAGAATCACTCTCTCGTAAAGTCCCTCACCAGACCGAAGCTGCGAATGCAATTAGTCAAATCATCTGCGACGCGAGAAGAAACCGCACGAGTGGAACTTGGCTGGCTCTTCTTGGACCGGATAGAGTCGGGAAGAAGAAAGTAGCTTCGGTTCTGTCTGAAGCCTTCTTTGGTGGCCAAGAAAACTGCATCTCTGTGGATTTCGCGGGAGAACACTCTTATAGAGGCAAGACAGTGGTTGATTACCTAACGGGAGAGTTATCTAGAAAGCCACACTCAGTTGTGTTCCTCGAAAACGTGGAGAAGTCAGAGTTCCCGGATCAGAGGAGATTGTCTGAAGCTGTGAGTACAGGGAGACTCCGTGACTCGCATGGGAGAGTGATCAGTATGAAGAACGTGATTGTTCTTGCAGCTTCTAGTATCGACAAGGAGAAAGATCATGTAACTTTTGAGCCTGTGACATTCTCTGAGGAGAGAGTTCTCAGCGCGAGAAGCTGGAAGCTGCAGATTAGGCTAGCTGATACTGATAAAGTTGGGGTAAAGAAGAGAAAGCATGAGGAAGAAACTGAGGTGCGTGCAGAGAAGGTGCAACGTTCGTATCTTGATCTGAACCTACCAGTAGATGAGACAGGAGTTAGCTTTGACCATGAAACAGAGGAGGCAAGAGCTTGGTTCGATGGTTTCATGGAGCAGGTAGATGGAAAGGTGACGTTCAAGGAGGTTGATTTCGATGGGTTAGCTAAAAGCATTCGAGAGAAGATCGTTTCGCATTTTAAGATGTGTTTTGGAGGTGAAACAAGTTTAGAGATAGATGAGGACGTGATGGTTCAGATTCTTGCGGCTTCTTGGTCATCGGGGGAAGAAGGGAGGGACGTTGTTGATCAGTGGGTGAGAACAGTTCTTGCTCCTAGCTTTGCTGAAGCGAGGGTAAAGTATGGTTTGAATCCCAAGGTCGTTGTGAAGCTGGTTGCTTCTAGAGATTTATCTGGCGGAGTAGAGTTGCCGGAGAGGGTGGATGTGATGTGATCACAGTTCACAGATGTATAAATGAGGTAATAAATTAGGTAGTCTTGATTGTTTTGTCATCAGAGGCTTTGGTTTGGAGTTTTGTGCATGTAAATTAAAGAATGTATTGATATAGTTACGACTATTAGCTGAGGTATCACTTTGGTACATAAGTTTGGTTAGGGGTTTTACTAATTTCCCAGACTTTTTGGCGTTTTGTGTCTAGGTATCTCCTAATTGTGTTGTAAACTCTTTTGGCCAACTTTCAAATATGtgtatgcattaaacaatagaAAAGTCTgtatatataagtattattttcaaaacagaactgataaatttaatatttagatatttaaaataatgtgaatACAGTAGAAACCctaaaaattaatattcgataaattaataaacattagaaattaacaaaattttctGGTTTCTTTAGTCActtcaaaatatgacaaatcgataatataataagataataatttttagaaaattttatgtaaatataaatcataaatttatatacatatatatatataagtataaacTAAATCTGATGTTGTTGGTTTTATATCTACCATGAAATTGTCTctattcttaaaattttaatatattttaacaatatttagtaaaattatctaaaacgacataacataaaaatatgcactaaataatataataaaaatatgaaattatagtttctaaaacttaattaatgtatatatggtaaaatcaactattttcttattttataaataaaaatattcaaaaatagaaaaatctaaaaaggaattttttgtaaactaacaACTCCGTAAATTAATAAATGACCATATTCCtaacattaatttatagagtttttatatAAGGCTAAGATAACAataatataatcatttttaaggTTTAAATAAATGTATTCTGCCCAAATTAAGACCCCAATATTGTATCTTTGAGTAAAGTACAAAGTAAATGGGCCAGATAATGTATTGATAGGAGCTCGGCCCATTGTTAGCTTCAATTCAACGCGAAATAACTCCAATTATAAAATGTCGTACCCATGTTGTAAAACCCcaatctctctcgctctctttCTCACACGCCGCACCGTAAGCGAACTACTGAATCCACGAAGAAACCTCGATCCGTCGATACTATGGCTACCAACGAACCCGAGCACGAGCACAGAGACGCGGAGGAATCCGGAGCTAACGAGGATGAGGACACCGGAGCTCAGGTCGCTCCGATCGTTAGGCTTGAGGAGGTTGCCGTCACCACCGGTGAGGAAGACGAAGACGCCGTCCTCGATCTGTAAGTGTATTTGTGATCTAGGTCAACCAGATCTGATCGATTTTCCTAGGGTTTAGCTTCGGTTGAGGTTTTTGATTGGATGTTTTGTTTGTGAATCGAAGGAAATCGAAGCTGTATCGGTTTGATAAGGAAGCGAATCAGTGGAAGGAGAGAGGTGCTGGTACTGTGAAGCTCTTGAAGCATAAGAGCACTGGCAAGATTAGGCTCGTTATGAGGCAATCGAAAACTCTCAAGATCTGTGCTAATCATTTCGGTAAATTAAGCTTAATCTAAGTTGTTTAGATCCGTGTTTAGGTTActgtttacttatttttatcattCGTATTCGGATCTTTTGCAGTTAAGCAGGGCATGAGTGTTCAGGAACACGTTGGGAATGAGAAGTCTTGCGTGTGGCACGCTCGTGACTTTGCTGATGGGGAGCTGAAGGATGAGCTTTTCTGCATCCGTTTTGCTTCAATTGAGAGTAAGTATGATCTTGAATTGTGTCCTTTTCATGTAGATTAGATCGTGTTGCGCGATTGTGATTCCATATCTTATACTGATCTCCACTTGCTGattactgttttttttattttgccaAGCTGGTTGCTACTTGTTTCATTGGCCTTTATGCATGTTGCATTGTCTTGTTTATTATCAGTACATAATTGGTTGAGCTTACGGCCGTTGGATATATTACTATTGGATCGTGAACTTAGCTATGTTTATATGGCTTCTTGTCTTTGAAAAATCTTACCTTAAAGCTTTCATTATAGCTCTTTTTTAGAGCTGTCAATTGATTAGCTTTTCATTTTCACACAGTATTGCCCTCTTATTATTGTTGTCTTGAAACTTGGTAGTGACACAGCTTGCGTGATCTATGGCTGCTAGATCATGTGTTATGACATTCATTGAACTAATTTTGTGTTATGAACGGAAAAGTTTAGGCAATGATCTACTTTGTGGTGCATGTTTTCAATTGTTTCGGAGCTGATAGTGCCATGAACTATAAAGTTTGTAGAGCTGCATGAGTAATCAAGTCTTATTTTGCTTTTTCAGACTGCAAAGCATTTATGCAGAAGTTCAATGAAGTTGCTGAATCCGAagtagagaaagaagagagcaaagatgCCTCTGACGCAGCTGGTCTTCTTGAGAAGTTGACCGTGGAAGAGACGAAAACAGAGGAGAAACCTGTGGAGAAGGTAAAGACCGAAGTGGAACCAGAGGAAAAGACAAAAACCGAGCCAGAGAAAGCtgatgaagaaaagaaaaccgAAGAGGCTGTTGCTCCCTCAACTTAAGATGCATCAATGTTTAAGCTCCTTTGGCGAGGTATTATTATAGCCTAAAAGTGTTTTGATGCATCCATCTCGAGTCTGCTAGTGTCTTGGCACTAACTATCTACACATGTTTTGTCGAATCATATCAAGTGGTTGGGGGATCGCTTGGGGGGGTTGGGTTTTGCTGAGTCGTTTTGGGTTTTATAGTTTTGAGTCGAAAGCTGAGTGAGTGATATGAGAGATTAAGGTTGGTCATCAGAGAGAGTACATTGGATTCATTGTTTAAAGTTTCCTATGGGTTGTTTTTGTATGGTCTTATTTTCATGGACAAGAGTCGGAAGTCTTCATTTCTTtgaattacaaaattatatgcatgttgattttaatttattaatcttttttttgttttccttttcacAACATTCGTTTATATAAGCCTTAGCATCCCTCTAGTTCGAATTCAGGGTAAATGTTTTGACAGAAATTAGATAGCATATTAGACAATTGATTTTTACGTTACTAcatatgagatttttttttgtcaactaaaacTTTATTAATATCAATACAGTCTATAACACATTACATGGATaataaactttcaaaaaatacatttttaaaaatttgaaactggAAAAATTAATAGCATGATGCTAATTAATTCAATACTACATATGAGATACAtgttaaacttaaaatcaaaagaatgtttttttaaaaaaaattatctacttATCAAAACAATTATTCAGAGAAATACAAGAAGTAATAATTATCAACCCTTTATAAAAGATATCTCTATAAATAATTCAAATccaaatccaaattcaaaaattgaattaatgTGTCTATATATCCCCAAAAGTGGTCAAACACTCAAACTGTTCACGCGGCCAAccttttgatttctttttcttttttgctatataattattattttatcagtCCACGAACTTTAGAAAA
The window above is part of the Brassica napus cultivar Da-Ae chromosome C8, Da-Ae, whole genome shotgun sequence genome. Proteins encoded here:
- the LOC106420143 gene encoding protein SMAX1-LIKE 6 codes for the protein MPTPVNTARECLTEEAARALNDAVSVARRRSHAQTTSLHAVSALLAMPSSILREVCVSRASRSTPYSSGLQFRALELCVGVSLDRLPSSSKSTTTTEEEDPPVSNSLMAAIKRSQANQRRHPESYHLQQIHVSGCQTTVLKVELKYFILSILDDPIVNRVFTEAGFRSSDIKLDVLHPPVTQLSSRFSRASRCPPLFPFSGSSGLDENCRRIGEVLCRKERRNPLLVGNCANEALKTFTEAINSGNQTFLAQEVRGLSLVSIEKEINDVLADGSRTDEKLDDLVRVAEGDGSKSSGMVLNLGELKVLTGETSSNVLESLVLKLSDLLKHRSGLWFIGCATSNETYTKLLDRFPTVDKDWDLHVLPITSSRPLTQGVYPKSSLMGSFVPFGGFFSSTSDYRVPLSNTLNQTLPRCHLCNEKYLQEVAALVKTGSSHSTSDQSPEKLPSWLRAAESELDKGPTSSTKAIDDDTNTLASQTTALQKKWDNICQSTHHTPAFHKLGYPTVSPQFPVQTVRSPAEKSSPGTPSRTPESSLETTSKLLNQPFSNTKQKEDLTTSVPNRVMGSPLSCVTTDLGLGAIYASKSENETNTMREKPLLVTTLSSSLEHKYQNDFKSLRESLSRKVPHQTEAANAISQIICDARRNRTSGTWLALLGPDRVGKKKVASVLSEAFFGGQENCISVDFAGEHSYRGKTVVDYLTGELSRKPHSVVFLENVEKSEFPDQRRLSEAVSTGRLRDSHGRVISMKNVIVLAASSIDKEKDHVTFEPVTFSEERVLSARSWKLQIRLADTDKVGVKKRKHEEETEVRAEKVQRSYLDLNLPVDETGVSFDHETEEARAWFDGFMEQVDGKVTFKEVDFDGLAKSIREKIVSHFKMCFGGETSLEIDEDVMVQILAASWSSGEEGRDVVDQWVRTVLAPSFAEARVKYGLNPKVVVKLVASRDLSGGVELPERVDVM
- the LOC106420149 gene encoding ran-binding protein 1 homolog a, with translation MATNEPEHEHRDAEESGANEDEDTGAQVAPIVRLEEVAVTTGEEDEDAVLDLKSKLYRFDKEANQWKERGAGTVKLLKHKSTGKIRLVMRQSKTLKICANHFVKQGMSVQEHVGNEKSCVWHARDFADGELKDELFCIRFASIENCKAFMQKFNEVAESEVEKEESKDASDAAGLLEKLTVEETKTEEKPVEKVKTEVEPEEKTKTEPEKADEEKKTEEAVAPST